Proteins encoded together in one Bombus vancouverensis nearcticus chromosome 14, iyBomVanc1_principal, whole genome shotgun sequence window:
- the Art1 gene encoding arginine methyltransferase 1 isoform X1: MASSNEVPVEINQSGMCTAENSVSKMESMEVTENSTASNKDATPSSCRESISVDDMTSRDYYFDSYAHYGIHEEMLKDEVRTVTYRNSMYHNKHLFKGKTVLDIGCGTGILSMFAAKAGAARVIGIECSNIVEYAEKIVEANQLSNVITILKGKVEEVSLPDGIEKVDIIISEWMGYCLFYESMLDTVLFARDKWLCEDGMLFPDKATLFICGIEDRQYKDEKINWWDDVYGFDMSSIRKVAISEPLVDVVDPKQVVTNACLIKEVDLYTVTKADLEFSSPFTLQVRRNDYVQALVTFFNIEFTKCHKRIGFSTAPEVQYTHWKQTVFYFDEYMTVKKGEEIYGVFSMKPNARNYRDLDFSIELDFKGELCQVHETNTYRMR; this comes from the exons ATGGCGTCGAGTAATGAAGTGCCGGTAGAAATCAACCAGAGTGGCATGTGCACAGCAGAGAATTCA GTATCAAAAATGGAATCTATGGAAGTTACAGAAAATAGCACTGCATCAAACAAAGATGCTACACCATCATCTTGTAGGGAATCTATTTCTGTGGATGATATGACATCTCGAGATTATTATTTCGACTCATATGCACATTATGGAATTCATGAAGAAATGTTAAAGGATGAAGTGCGTACAGTGACTTACCGTAATTCTATGTATCATAATAAACACCTTTTCAAAGGAAAAACCGTTCTTGATATTGGTTGTGGAACTGGTATACTTTCAATGTTTGCTGCTAAAGCTGGAGCAGCCAGAGTTATTGGTATTGAGTGTTCTAATATTGTTGAATATGCAGAAAAGATTGTAGAGGCAAATCAGCTGTCAAATGTCATAACAATACTTAAAGGAAAAGTTGAAGAAGTTTCACTACCTGATGGCATTGAAAAAGTTGACATAATTATTTCTGAATGGATGggttattgtttattttatgaATCAATGTTAGACACAGTGCTTTTTGCTAGAGATAAATGGCTTTGTGAAGATGGAATGTTATTTCCTGACAAAGCAACTCTATTTATTTGTGGCATTGAAGATAGACAATACAAAGATGAAAAAATAAACTGGTGGGATGATGTATATGGATTTGACATGAGTAGTATAAGAAAAGTAGCAATTAGTGAACCTCTAGTGGATGTTGTGGACCCAAAACAAGTTGTTACAAATGCATGCCTCATTAAAGAAGTTGATTTATACACAGTAACTAAGGCTGATCTGGAATTTTCATCGCCATTTACTTTACAAGTTCGCAGAAACGACTATGTTCAAGCATTAGTTACATTCTTTAACATCGAATTCACCAAGTGCCACAAACGTATTGGCTTTAGTACAGCACCGGAAGTACAGTATACTCATTGGAAACAAACTGTATTCTACTTTGATGAATATATGACAgttaaaaaaggagaagaaatatATGGTGTATTTTCAATGAAGCCCAATGCAAGGAACTACAGAGATTTGGATTTCAGCATTGAATTGGACTTCAAAGGAGAATTGTGCCAAGTACATGAAACTAATACTTATCGTATGCGCTGA
- the Art1 gene encoding arginine methyltransferase 1 isoform X2, with product MNDIVSKMESMEVTENSTASNKDATPSSCRESISVDDMTSRDYYFDSYAHYGIHEEMLKDEVRTVTYRNSMYHNKHLFKGKTVLDIGCGTGILSMFAAKAGAARVIGIECSNIVEYAEKIVEANQLSNVITILKGKVEEVSLPDGIEKVDIIISEWMGYCLFYESMLDTVLFARDKWLCEDGMLFPDKATLFICGIEDRQYKDEKINWWDDVYGFDMSSIRKVAISEPLVDVVDPKQVVTNACLIKEVDLYTVTKADLEFSSPFTLQVRRNDYVQALVTFFNIEFTKCHKRIGFSTAPEVQYTHWKQTVFYFDEYMTVKKGEEIYGVFSMKPNARNYRDLDFSIELDFKGELCQVHETNTYRMR from the exons ATGAACGATATT GTATCAAAAATGGAATCTATGGAAGTTACAGAAAATAGCACTGCATCAAACAAAGATGCTACACCATCATCTTGTAGGGAATCTATTTCTGTGGATGATATGACATCTCGAGATTATTATTTCGACTCATATGCACATTATGGAATTCATGAAGAAATGTTAAAGGATGAAGTGCGTACAGTGACTTACCGTAATTCTATGTATCATAATAAACACCTTTTCAAAGGAAAAACCGTTCTTGATATTGGTTGTGGAACTGGTATACTTTCAATGTTTGCTGCTAAAGCTGGAGCAGCCAGAGTTATTGGTATTGAGTGTTCTAATATTGTTGAATATGCAGAAAAGATTGTAGAGGCAAATCAGCTGTCAAATGTCATAACAATACTTAAAGGAAAAGTTGAAGAAGTTTCACTACCTGATGGCATTGAAAAAGTTGACATAATTATTTCTGAATGGATGggttattgtttattttatgaATCAATGTTAGACACAGTGCTTTTTGCTAGAGATAAATGGCTTTGTGAAGATGGAATGTTATTTCCTGACAAAGCAACTCTATTTATTTGTGGCATTGAAGATAGACAATACAAAGATGAAAAAATAAACTGGTGGGATGATGTATATGGATTTGACATGAGTAGTATAAGAAAAGTAGCAATTAGTGAACCTCTAGTGGATGTTGTGGACCCAAAACAAGTTGTTACAAATGCATGCCTCATTAAAGAAGTTGATTTATACACAGTAACTAAGGCTGATCTGGAATTTTCATCGCCATTTACTTTACAAGTTCGCAGAAACGACTATGTTCAAGCATTAGTTACATTCTTTAACATCGAATTCACCAAGTGCCACAAACGTATTGGCTTTAGTACAGCACCGGAAGTACAGTATACTCATTGGAAACAAACTGTATTCTACTTTGATGAATATATGACAgttaaaaaaggagaagaaatatATGGTGTATTTTCAATGAAGCCCAATGCAAGGAACTACAGAGATTTGGATTTCAGCATTGAATTGGACTTCAAAGGAGAATTGTGCCAAGTACATGAAACTAATACTTATCGTATGCGCTGA
- the Sec10 gene encoding exocyst complex component Sec10, whose amino-acid sequence MMQQYMKELEQDPFDPEEFVERLAWRTVNDTTKDDGKTFFDPTIVHETFLQAIKDLQILQERQQKKCDKLETALKDEEARHILEILELQERNKHSIDLFHQLDERINLVATKVLHLGDQLESVNTPRARAVEAQKLMRHFSDFLSPGPLTDPIFTDKSSLDEAADVIQKLHLISQELPSEKFEHAKKKIAVKYDEIERNLIEEFVRAHNREDAIRMRELASVLAHFKGYSQCIDAFIEQSQMGSFGGKDVFQDVIPMCTKYHKLMQQVFTNPEQVMAKFVLNIYHLRLQKYAVAKLADKTDPDKYLRNLYDLYTRTVKLSTELKMFNMGTDDTYLAKLTRNIFQKYLDAYIIMETKVLREKSAALLIEYYESKNHQKKQLQSGGFQELRRDLQAVLGARTNINIAQIENYGGETFLSEELAIALLQRSKLAFQRCQLLSKPDDIPINTLQILEILLQYLISEHVDYALELGLQSVPIPESRTQPEIHFFNVVRQCNAIVRLLEEQFNDSVIPLVVSTSKHGDCMLKKKAVLDQIDMKLETGLDRSINAIIGWVKVYLQSEQRKTDFKLETDVDTLSTPACLTVVQYVTGMIRHIRSTLDGKNLNTVLTELGVRFHKVIYDHLQQFQFNSAGAMCAICDMNEYRKCVKELEIDLVTNLFDTLHALCNLLLVKPENLKQVCTGDQLATLDRNVLVNFIQLRTDYKTQKLANYLKGLAT is encoded by the exons ATGATGCAACAATATATGAAAGAGTTAGAACag gATCCATTTGATCCTGAAGAGTTCGTTGAAAGACTTGCTTGGAGAACAGTTAATGATACCACAAAAGATGATGGGAAAACATTTTTTGATCCTACAATAGTACATGAAACTTTCTTGCAAGCAATTAAAGATTTACAAATTTTACAGGAACGTCAACAAAAAAAATGTGACAAACTTGAAACAGCATTGAAAGATGAAGAAGCAAGGCATATACTAGAAATACTTGAGTTACAAGAAAGAAATAAACATTCTATTGATCTGTTTCATCAATTAGATGAAAGAATAAATCTTGTAGCTACTAAGGTTTTACATTTAGGAGATCAATTGGAAAGTGTTAATACTCCAAGAGCTAGGGCTGTTGAAGCTCAAAAATTAATGAGGCATTTTTCAGATTTTTTAAGCCCTGGACCTTTGACAGATCCAATTTTTACAGATAAGTCTTCG CTAGATGAAGCAGCAGATGTAATACAAAAACTCCATCTTATATCACAAGAATTACCATCAGAAAAATTTGAACATGCCAAGAAAAAAATTGCAGTTAAGTATGATGAGATTGAAAGAAATCTTATAGAAGAATTTGTTAGAGCACATAATAGAGAAGATGCCATTCGTATGAGAGAACTAGCATCAGTTCTAGCTCATTTTAAAGGATATTCTCAATGTATTGATGCATTTATAGAGCAAAGCCAAATGGGCTCATTTGGTGGAAAGGATGTTTTTCAAGATGTAATACCTATGTGTacaaaatatcataaattaatgCAACAAGTATTTACAAATCCTGAACAGGTGATGGctaaatttgtattaaatatttatcatttaagACTTCAGAAATATGCAGTTGCTAAATTAGCAGATAAAACTGACCCTGATAAGTACCTTAGAAATTTATATGATTTATATACAAGAACTGTGAAATTGTCTACAGAATTGAAAATGTTTAATATGGGTACTGATGATACATATCTTGCCAAGCTCActagaaatatatttcaaaaatatctggATGCTTATATTAT CATGGAAACAAAAGTATTGAGGGAAAAATCAGCAGCACTTCTTATTGAATATTATGAATCTAAAAATCATCAAAAGAAACAATTACAAAGTGGTGGATTTCAAGAGTTAAGAAGAGACTTACAAGCAGTTTTAGGTGCAAGGACTAATATAAATATAgcacaaatagaaaattatggGGGAGAGACCTTTTTATCAGAGGAACTTGCAATTGCTTTGTTACAAAGAAGTAAATTGGCATTCCAAAGATGTCAGTTATTATCAAAACCTGACGATATACCAATAaatacacttcagattttggaGATACTATTACAGTATTTAATAAGTGAACATGTTGATTATGCATTGGAATTGGGTTTACAAAGTGTACCAATTCCTGAAAGTAGAACTCAACCTGAGATTCATTTTTTCAATGTTGTGCGTCAATGTAACGCAATTGTACGCTTATTAGAGGAACAATTTAATGATAGTGTGATACCTCTTGTAGT GTCTACATCTAAGCACGGAGATTGCATGTTAAAGAAAAAAGCTGTGTTAGATCAAATAGATATGAAACTAGAGACAGGATTAGATAGAAGTATAAATGCTATTATTGGTTGGGTAAAAGTGTACCTACAAAGCGAACAACGAAAGACTGATTTTAAACTTGAAACTGATGTGGATACCTTAAGCACTCCAGCTTGTTTAACAGTTGTACAATATGTTACTGGAATGATTCGACATATTCGAAGTACTTTAGATGGGAAAAATTTAAATACTGTTCTAACTGAACTTGGAGTACGATTTCATAAAGTTATTTACGATCATTTAcaacaatttcaatttaattctgCTGGTGCTATGTGTGCAATATGCGATATGAACGAATATCGTAAGTGTGTCAAGGAACTTGAAATTGATCTTGTTACTAATTTATTTGATACCCTACATGCTTTATGCAatttattattagttaaacCGGAAAATTTGAAACAAGTTTGTACAGGAGATCAATTG GCAACATTAGACCGTAATGTTCTAGTGAATTTTATACAATTAAGAACTGATTATAAAACACAGAAATtagcaaattatttaaaggGTTTAGCCACATAA
- the Rab1 gene encoding RAS oncogene family member Rab1 translates to MSTMNPEYDYLFKLLLIGDSGVGKSCLLLRFADDTYTESYISTIGVDFKIRTIDLDGKTIKLQIWDTAGQERFRTITSSYYRGAHGIIVVYDCTDQETFNNVKQWLEEIDRYACDNVNKLLVGNKCDLHTKKVVDYTTAKEYADQLGIPFLETSAKNAMNVEQAFMTMAAEIKLRVGPPSSGNSDPANKVKIEHGRPIESSKSGCC, encoded by the exons ATGTCCACAATGAATCCTGAATA TGATTACTTATTTAAGTTACTTTTAATTGGAGATTCTGGAGTTGGAAAATCATGTCTGTTACTCCGTTTTGCTGATGACACATACACAGAAAGTTATATCAGTACTATTGGTGTAGATTTCAAAATACGAACAATTGATCTAGATGgaaaaacaataaaattacaaatctGGGATACAGCAGGTCAAGAACGATTTAGAACAATTACAAGTTCTTATTATAGGGGTGCACATGGTATTATCGTTGTTTATGACTGTACGGATCAAGAAACATTTAATAATGTTAAACAATGGCTGGAAGAGATTGATCGTTATGCATGTGATAATGTGAATAAGCTGCTGGTTGGCAATAAATGTGATCTTCACACTAAAAAAGTTGTTGATTACACAACAGCAAAA gAATATGCAGACCAACTTGGTATACCATTCTTAGAAACATCTGCAAAAAATGCAATGAATGTAGAACAAGCTTTTATGACAATGGCTGCAGAAATAAAACTTAGAGTGGGTCCTCCATCAAGTGGAAACAGTGATCCTGCAAATAAGGTGAAAATAGAACATGGGCGTCCAATTGAATCCTCTAAATCTGGGTGCTGCTGA